Proteins found in one Haloferax litoreum genomic segment:
- a CDS encoding non-histone chromosomal MC1 family protein, producing MVREDGKRNFVLREEDGTETSVFSGSMPRQAALKAARRLDPADSEEDAQDNAVEIRLREKGTDKVHIFDAWSWESSAPEDKPGWMEGSITKGNVSKKGIEHLDE from the coding sequence ATGGTACGCGAGGACGGTAAACGGAATTTCGTGCTCCGAGAGGAGGACGGTACAGAGACGAGTGTTTTCTCTGGGAGCATGCCACGACAGGCAGCCCTCAAGGCTGCTCGACGGCTCGACCCAGCAGACTCCGAAGAGGACGCACAAGACAACGCGGTGGAGATTCGACTCCGAGAGAAAGGGACCGACAAAGTCCACATCTTCGACGCTTGGTCGTGGGAGAGCAGTGCTCCCGAGGACAAGCCCGGCTGGATGGAGGGCAGTATCACCAAGGGGAACGTCTCCAAGAAGGGAATCGAGCACCTCGACGAGTAG